A single genomic interval of Lepidochelys kempii isolate rLepKem1 chromosome 13, rLepKem1.hap2, whole genome shotgun sequence harbors:
- the NFATC4 gene encoding nuclear factor of activated T-cells, cytoplasmic 4, whose amino-acid sequence MGAASCEDEDLEFKLIFGEEEKDPPGMGVSLEDLDAEDLPPCCTLALGDPPAYASPLGIPCPPRLVGGPRAGMHSPPPRPARDDTFESQPARWVRLGADARVLECPSIQITTISPSAEWDCSPRDYLPLEAHGSYREAPPASGFFTPSPASSGSASPWSFFSDDDGAGGDDVERELNEAAARFALSSPCGSPKPWAGLEEPWGLYPAGRGAEDGWVALAPRPASPCGKRRYSSSETHSSASPCLSRRGSLGDEGGGEGAEGAGGEGPPYEATGQHPPAESIPQKARKTSTEQTVALTRKEEGCCNGDDGGFGAARKEGMDYLAVPSPLGWSKARIGGHSPIFRSSALPPLDWPLPSQYEQYELKIEVQPRTHHRAHYETEGSRGAVKAAPGGHPVVKLLGYDEKPLTLQMFIGTADERNLRPHAFYQVHRITGKMVATASYETILSSTKVLEMSLLPENNMAANIDCAGILKLRNSDIELRKGETDIGRKNTRVRLVFRVHVPQGNGKVVSIQAASVPIECSQRSAQELPLVERCSLSTGSGRGGEEMVLSGANFLPDSKVVFIERGPDGKLQWEEEACINRLKSNETTLTLTVPEYSNPQVARPVQVYFYVSNGRRKRSPTQTFKYLPVIFKEEPPPSSPLRSFPPGPSSPVPPCSPPYPPKGPGDMDISPSRPHFPCYPDDSPYRAGYSPSPAAFGSPSPYPDGPPLLPLTPPYHRCLATDPSHHYPHTEQYGGAGLTVPSHFHPLGYRPPHFQASAQLTPPPLSEGAGPPNWGDPESGETEEVEKPRGSGYRAAFRDSLPVQGITLEEVTEIIGRDLSDFPEPLCEGRGS is encoded by the exons ATGGGGGCGGCCAGCTGCGAAGATGAGGATCTGGAATTCAAGCTGATCTTtggagaagaggagaaggaccCCCCGGGAATGGGGGTGTCTCTGGAAG acCTTGATGCTGAAGACCTCCCTCCGTGTTGCACCCTGGCCTTGGGTGACCCACCGGCCTATGCCTCCCCCCTGGGCATCCCCTGCCCGCCCCGCCTGGTCGGGGGCCCCCGGGCCGGCAtgcactcccccccgccccgcccggcaCGGGATGACACCTTCGAGAGCCAGCCGGCGCGGTGGGTGCGCCTGGGGGCTGACGCCCGCGTCCTGGAGTGCCCCAGCATCCAGATCACCACCATTTCGCCCAGCGCCGAGTGGGACTGCTCCCCACGCGACTACCTGCCCCTGGAAGCCCACGGCAGCTACCGGGAGGCCCCACCGGCCTCCGGcttcttcacccccagccccgccAGCAGTGGCAGCGCCTCCCCCTGGAGCTTCTTCTCGGACGATGACGGGGCAGGCGGTGACGACGTGGAGCGGGAGCTGAACGAAGCTGCTGCCCGCTTTGCCCTCAGCTCCCCCTGTGGCTCGCCCAAGCCCTGGGCCGGGCTGGAGGAGCCCTGGGGCCTGTACCCTGCCGGGCGGGGGGCTGAGGATGGCTGGGTGGCCCTGGCACCCCGCCCGGCCTCGCCCTGCGGCAAGCGGCGCTACTCCAGCTCGGAGACCCACTCCTCGGCCTCGCCCTGCCTCTCCCGACGCGGCAGCCTGGGCGacgaggggggcggggagggggcagagggggcaggtggggaggggccgCCCTACGAGGCTACTGGGCAGCACCCCCCAGCTGAGAGCATCCCGCAGAAGGCCCGCAAGACCTCCACTGAGCAGACGGTGGCGCTGACGCGGAAGGAGGAGGGATGCTGCAATGGTGACGACGGGGGGTTTGGGGCGGCCCGCAAGGAAGGGATGGACTATCTGGCCGTGCCCTCCCCACTGGGCTGGTCCAAGGCCAGGATCGGGGGCCACAGCCCCATCTTCAG GTCATCCGCTCTGCCTCCCTTAGACTGGCCCCTGCCCAGCCAGTATGAACAATACGAGCTGAAGATCGAAGTCCAGCCCCGGACCCACCACCGGGCCCATTACGAGACCGAGGGCAGCCGGGGTGCCGTGAAGGCCGCCCCAGGAGGTCACCCTGTGGTGAAG CTCCTGGGCTATGACGAGAAGCCACTGACCCTGCAGATGTTCATCGGCACAGCCGATGAGCGCAACCTGCGGCCTCATGCCTTCTACCAGGTGCACCGCATCACCGGCAAGATGGTGGCCACCGCCAGCTACGAGACCATCCTCAGCAGCACCAAGGTGCTGGAGATGTCCCTGCTGCCCGAGAACAACATGGCGGCCAA cattgATTGCGCGGGGATCCTGAAGCTGCGGAACTCGGACATCGAGCTGCGGAAGGGCGAGACCGATATAGGGCGCAAGAACACCCGGGTCCGGCTCGTGTTCAGGGTCCACGTCCCCCAGGGCAATGGGAAAGTCGTCTCCATCCAAGCTGCCTCTGTGCCCATCGAGTGCT cccagcgctCGGCGCAGGAGCTCCCCCTGGTGGAGAGATGCAGCCTCAGCACGGGGTCGGGGCGTGGGGGCGAGGAGATGGTGCTATCTGGCGCCAACTTCCTGCCTGACTCCAAGGTCGTCTTCATTGAGAGGGGTCCCG ATGGGAAGCTCCAATGGGAGGAGGAGGCCTGTATCAACCGGCTCAAGAGCAACGAG accACGCTGACCCTCACAGTCCCAGAATACAGCAACCCACAGGTGGCCCGGCCTGTCCAAGTCTATTTCTACGTCTCCAATGGGCGGCGGAAACGGAGCCCAACGCAGACCTTTAAATACCTGCctg TGATCTTCAAGGAGGagccacccccctcctccccactccgcAGCTTcccccctggcccctcctccccGGTGCCCCCTTGCAGTCCCCCCTATCCCCCCAAGGGCCCTGGGGACATGGACATTTCTCCCAGTCGCCCTCACTTCCCCTGCTACCCTGATGACTCCCCCTACAGGGCTGGCTACTCTCCCTCCCCTGCGGCCTTTGGGAGCCCCTCCCCATACCCTGATgggcccccactgcttcctttgacACCCCCTTATCACCGCTGCCTGGCCACTGATCCCTCCCACCACTACCCACACACGGAGCAGTatgggggggctgggctgacgGTGCCCTCCCACTTCCATCCGTTGGGCTACCGGCCCCCACACTTCCAAGCCTCTGCCCAGCTCACCCCCCCACCACTGTCAGAGGGAGCCGGGCCCCCCAACTGGGGGGATCCAGAGTCGGGGGAGACTGAGGAGGTGGAGAAACCCAGGGGCAGCGGATACCGGGCGGCTTTCCGTGACAGCCTGCCTGTCCAGGGGATCACGCTGGAGGAAG TGACCGAGATCATTGGCCGGGACCTGAGTGACTTCCCGGAGCCGCTCTgtgagggcagagggagctga